The window TCTGTGAAATTCTTACATGTGATGGTCACACATTTGTGGGCAAAACATTGCTCAATGGGGCCATAGAGACAGCAGTGCAGTCTGGAGTCTGACCCATATCTCAGAAACCTACTATTTACATACACACTTACTTGAGCATCAGCCTCCACATTCCCCTGCTGTACTCCCTGTTGCCTGCTGGCCTGTGAAGACAAATAAGTTGTtagaggagaggacgaggagatGGGATGAGGGTCGGAGAGAAGacaagggaaggggagaggaagggaggaaagaggaggaggggaaagaggaggagaggagaggtcaaCCATACCTGGAGCAGAATGACCAGCAGCCTTTGGAAGTGACCTGAGGTATCTCCTGCTATGTCCTTCTCCAGGTCATGGTCATactctgaaacaaacacacacgttctcATTCTCTGCTTGCCATGATCCTGTAGGGGAATGACATGGGACGTGTGGGATTACCTTGTTTATAGGCAGCATTAATTTCCTTAACCTGCTGGCAAGTTCTGGAGGCCAGGATCTCCACCAGCACTGTCTCATCTGTCCCAGCCCCCTGGagggcagagggcagaggtTGAAGGTCCCACCTGTctgtttctgcctgtctgtctgtctgtctgtctgcctgtctgtttctgcctgtctgtctgtctgtttctgcctgcatgtctgtctgcctgtctgtctgtttctgcctgcctgtctgtctgtccatctcttATTGATCCAGTCAACCATGTACCTTGATGGCATCGTGTAGAGACTTGACATCATAGGCGAGGGGTGCGGTCATGAGAGCAACGATGAGAGTCTCAAACTTTCCCCCCAGTTCTCCCTTCAGATCACTGATCAGGTcctagaggggggagaggggagggagagagagagtgagagagatagaaagaaagagggatacATGTGGGTTGGGTTGATGTATAAAAAGGGGTGCTAAGACTTTGTTTCTACTTATAGTGTTGTTGTGTTAAGGTATGTGCAGGTTGATAGACTTCTGTCCAGAAGGTATGGTTGCATTGGGGCTCTGGTGTGCAGGGTCTTCTAACGGTTGCCTTGTGGTCGGGTTGCAGCGTGGTTATGTTGAGCCCTCACCTTGCCGTGGAGGGTCTTGTAGGAAGCTTTGATCTGCTGCCTCTGGCTGTTGCTACGGGACACCACCAACTGCAGGATCGCGTCCTCGTCCGTTCCTACAGCAACAACTCAGGTTACCTCTTCCACCCCCAGGCAACGGCAACCATAGTAACAGTCTCTGTGTGTTAGTACGCTGCATGTTCTAGAACATATGTGGCTCCGGTGAGGTGAAAGACAGACTCCTTAAAGACAGCCTCACTCACTGGCTCCTCTACAATATCCACAGGGAAACACTGTGGATCGATTAACACTCAAACACATCCTTTACAACATCCAATAAAATAgaagtcacactcacacactcaaaaacacatattcaacacacacacacactcaccaatccCTTTCATGGCCTTGTACAGAACCTCAGCATCTGCGTTGGCGTTGAAGTTGCCGCTGGATTTCACAGTTCCTCTGCCGGCCTATCAGAGCAGCACAACAGAGGTGGATGATAGGTAAAGCAGTTTAATCCTGTTATCTCCATCTGCTGTTTCCAGAGGCAACATACACCAATATAGATAAAAGTAATATCATGGTTATTTCAGCCAGATAAGAAAAGCCTGACAAGCGTTCGCTGTTATTGGTGtggtaaaatgttttattgtccTAATTGGGGAAGCAGCAGGGTGATAAAAACAATGCCAGATGTTAGATAAAGTTGTTGGACAAATTGTACATAATGCTCACATAAATAGAAAGATCTGTAATGCAGCTTTATAAACTGTTTCTAAGCTACGTAAAAGGACATCATCTCTCCCTGTTCTAAAGTGGCTGGAAAATGTAAATCACTAAAGAGGGTGGTGGTtaccatgggtgtgtgtgtctgttccatAGAGCCATATTCTTCAACAACACCAAATAGGCATCCATTGCACCACTCAGCTCACTCAACTCAataactgaacacacacaagcaagcacacacattcacacccacgCTCTTTATCCAGTCATGTTGCTGGAGATGGTAGGATGGGGCAACTACATT of the Osmerus eperlanus chromosome 14, fOsmEpe2.1, whole genome shotgun sequence genome contains:
- the anxa5b gene encoding annexin A5b isoform X1: MAGRGTVKSSGNFNANADAEVLYKAMKGIGTDEDAILQLVVSRSNSQRQQIKASYKTLHGKDLISDLKGELGGKFETLIVALMTAPLAYDVKSLHDAIKGAGTDETVLVEILASRTCQQVKEINAAYKQEYDHDLEKDIAGDTSGHFQRLLVILLQASRQQGVQQGNVEADAQALFQAGEKKFGTDEQEFVTILGNRSAEHLRKVFDAYMKLSGYQIEESIKRETSGNLENLLLAVVKCARSVPAYFAETLYNSLKGAGTEDQTLMRVMVSRSEVDMMDIRAEYRKMFACSLHSMIKGDTSGDYRKTLLLLCGGDDA
- the anxa5b gene encoding annexin A5b isoform X2 — protein: MAGRGTVKSSGNFNANADAEVLYKAMKGIGTDEDAILQLVVSRSNSQRQQIKASYKTLHGKDLISDLKGELGGKFETLIVALMTAPLAYDVKSLHDAIKGAGTDETVLVEILASRTCQQVKEINAAYKQEYDHDLEKDIAGDTSGHFQRLLVILLQALFQAGEKKFGTDEQEFVTILGNRSAEHLRKVFDAYMKLSGYQIEESIKRETSGNLENLLLAVVKCARSVPAYFAETLYNSLKGAGTEDQTLMRVMVSRSEVDMMDIRAEYRKMFACSLHSMIKGDTSGDYRKTLLLLCGGDDA